A single region of the Streptomyces virginiae genome encodes:
- a CDS encoding ABC transporter ATP-binding protein — MNTDQPTYEELRRRATAAAEPRTPAADAAIACDRLVRIFSQDGIEVQALQGLELTVDQGDLMALVGASGSGKSTLLNILAGLDVPTAGSAAVAGYDLLELSARDRLRYRREAVGFVFQQTARNLLPFLTAAQNVALPMQLKGDSPRRGASARRATKVGEILEALEIGELAHRRPAELSGGQQQRVAIAVAMANDPKVLLADEPTGELDSETAAAVFETFRTVNKELGVTVVIVTHDPMVAGEVRRTVAIRDGRTSSEVLRRLVTDEHGEESISEREYVVLDRSGRVQLPPKFLEALGMEHRVAVDLAPDHIELRPDGAH, encoded by the coding sequence TTGAACACCGACCAGCCGACGTACGAGGAGCTGCGCCGCCGGGCGACGGCCGCCGCGGAGCCGCGCACCCCGGCGGCGGACGCCGCGATCGCCTGCGACCGCCTGGTCCGGATCTTCAGCCAGGACGGCATCGAGGTACAGGCCCTCCAGGGACTGGAGCTGACGGTCGACCAGGGCGACCTGATGGCCCTGGTCGGCGCCTCCGGCAGCGGCAAGTCCACCCTCCTGAACATCCTGGCGGGCCTGGACGTCCCCACCGCCGGCAGCGCGGCGGTCGCCGGCTACGACCTGCTGGAACTCTCGGCACGGGACCGGCTCCGCTACCGGCGCGAAGCGGTCGGCTTCGTCTTCCAGCAGACGGCCCGCAACCTCCTGCCGTTCCTGACGGCCGCCCAGAACGTCGCCCTGCCGATGCAGTTGAAGGGCGACAGCCCCCGCCGCGGCGCGAGCGCACGCCGCGCGACCAAGGTCGGCGAGATCCTGGAGGCCCTCGAGATCGGCGAACTGGCCCACCGGCGACCGGCGGAACTGTCCGGTGGCCAGCAGCAGCGCGTGGCGATCGCCGTGGCGATGGCGAACGACCCCAAGGTGCTGCTCGCCGACGAGCCCACGGGCGAACTGGACTCGGAGACGGCCGCGGCGGTCTTCGAGACCTTCCGGACGGTGAACAAGGAACTCGGCGTGACGGTGGTCATCGTGACGCACGACCCGATGGTGGCGGGCGAGGTCCGCCGGACCGTGGCGATCCGCGACGGCCGCACCAGCAGCGAGGTCCTGCGCCGTCTGGTCACCGACGAGCACGGCGAGGAATCCATCAGCGAACGCGAGTACGTCGTCCTCGACCGTTCCGGGCGCGTCCAGCTCCCGCCGAAGTTCCTGGAGGCCCTCGGTATGGAACACCGCGTGGCGGTCGACCTCGCCCCGGACCACATAGAACTGCGCCCGGACGGCGCCCACTGA
- a CDS encoding NAD(P)-dependent oxidoreductase, whose product MSATVTAPHRIPVSVIGLGNLGQALAGTFLTHGHPVTVWNRSAGKADSLVERGASLAATPTEAVAAGELVVVAVLDYDTVGELLRPAAGVLAGRTVVNLTTGTPSAARALGAWATDRRAAYLDGAVYAVPQTIGTSAAFVLYSGDEAAYENYRAVLDTIGEGSLVGPAPELSSVYDTALLSGMYGMFAGFFQAVAFAGTEGIGAAELTRPLVRWLTAAADALPAFAEEIDAKDYTTTTSNLEINAVGLRNILAATEAQGLRTDLLAPLLRLFEDQIRAGHAASSLARAVESLRADGV is encoded by the coding sequence ATGAGCGCAACCGTCACCGCCCCCCACAGGATCCCGGTCAGTGTCATCGGCCTGGGCAACCTCGGCCAGGCCCTGGCCGGGACCTTTCTGACGCACGGTCATCCCGTCACGGTCTGGAACCGCTCGGCGGGCAAGGCCGACAGCCTGGTGGAGCGTGGGGCGTCCCTCGCGGCCACGCCCACCGAGGCGGTGGCGGCGGGAGAGCTCGTCGTCGTCGCGGTACTGGACTACGACACGGTCGGCGAGCTCCTGCGGCCGGCGGCGGGGGTGTTGGCCGGGCGCACGGTCGTCAACCTGACCACCGGCACCCCGTCGGCCGCGCGGGCCCTCGGTGCCTGGGCGACGGACCGGCGGGCCGCGTACCTGGACGGCGCGGTGTACGCGGTGCCCCAGACCATCGGCACCTCGGCCGCCTTCGTCCTCTACAGCGGCGACGAGGCGGCGTACGAGAACTACCGTGCGGTTCTCGACACGATCGGCGAGGGCAGCCTCGTCGGTCCGGCCCCCGAGCTGTCCTCCGTGTACGACACCGCTCTGCTGAGCGGCATGTACGGGATGTTCGCCGGGTTCTTCCAGGCGGTGGCGTTCGCCGGTACGGAGGGGATCGGCGCGGCGGAACTGACCCGCCCGCTGGTGCGTTGGCTGACCGCGGCCGCGGACGCGCTGCCGGCCTTCGCGGAGGAGATCGACGCGAAGGACTACACGACCACCACCTCCAACCTGGAGATCAACGCGGTGGGACTGCGCAACATCCTCGCGGCGACCGAGGCCCAGGGACTGCGGACGGACCTGCTGGCGCCGCTGCTGCGGCTGTTCGAGGACCAGATCCGCGCGGGGCACGCCGCGTCCAGTCTGGCCAGGGCGGTGGAGTCGCTGCGCGCCGACGGTGTGTGA
- a CDS encoding AfsR/SARP family transcriptional regulator gives MRVGVLGPLMMWTGDGDGGGDRVGEPVAVVVPVTGARVRRLLARLLVEPGRPVTADRLVDALWGGPDAELPLHPYASLQGQVSRLRAALERAAPSDGRRRLLHDASGYRLELAPTELDAQRFTELLARARAQGLAPRPRAALLDEALSLWRGEAYAGHTDDPAVRAAAARLEEERLSALEESLGLRVSSGEHHAVLGELDQLVAAHPLRERLRAVQLRALYRAGRQTQALESYEALRERLAQDLGLDPGRELTALRQAILRQDADLDRPPHEESAGTPGDARPPAPDGAPPAAPRPRTTPRTAQVGAVGPVGQLPEPLTRLLGRDADLAAVGTLSAHSRLVTVTGPGGVGKTRLAVAYAGQAAARHPDGAWLVELAPLPTGAPAAAVATAVLRTLGVRDPETDPTPGGDGRRPDALRLLAAAVRERRILLLLDNCEHLSDAVADVLEAVLPQAPGLSVLVTGQEPLALAGEAVHPLAPLAPADAVALFTARAGLPPDRTTTPEDTAAVAALCGRLDGLPLALELAAARARTLGVHGLLAGLDDRFTLLSRGLRGVPPRQRTLRAVIDWSWALLGGAEEAVLRRLSVHGGDASAEAAGVVCSDAAAYVPEHQVPLLLDRLVERSLVALVDRPDGRRYRLLESVKDYAQERLRAAGEEAEARARHGTYYRELALRAEPQLRGPHQRLWLARLDAAEAELHPAVEEALAHGRVVPALRAARALARYRLLRGGPTEGGRLLDACLAAEHDHTAHPDHTVHPCAGERIAATALATAWRAGLTVREGAPHAAEGLLRSAAATLDAREVAEHDPLGHAHALSFLAAAQMGAGDVATGEELADRALAVAEGIGDAWGTALALSVRARHALAHGDLAAVRRDAERAARLFGQLGDRWGMLQTVFPRAALHEIAGEYPQASRLHEEGLAIAEELGLRTEAGKRLCALGRAALLAGAYEESGRRHADALRLAGEQGHRAGEADARIGLAMVARRTGDLAGAEEHMRAALAWFREADYGPGTTLALAELGFTAELRGDPERARALHQEGLAAARALGDVRAVALALEGLAGTAAAAGDPERAARLLGAADAARTSVGAPLPPAERHDVDRTWSTCLSALGRTAAEAAFALGTEPAQAVRYG, from the coding sequence ATGCGCGTGGGGGTTCTGGGGCCGCTGATGATGTGGACGGGCGACGGCGACGGCGGCGGTGACCGTGTCGGCGAGCCCGTGGCCGTGGTAGTGCCCGTGACCGGGGCGCGGGTGCGCAGACTGCTCGCCCGACTGCTGGTCGAACCGGGCCGCCCCGTCACCGCCGACCGGCTGGTGGACGCGCTGTGGGGCGGCCCCGACGCCGAGCTACCGCTCCATCCCTACGCGAGCCTCCAAGGGCAGGTCTCACGGCTGCGCGCCGCCCTCGAACGCGCGGCGCCGTCGGACGGACGTAGGCGCCTGCTCCATGACGCGAGCGGGTACCGACTGGAGCTCGCGCCCACGGAGTTGGACGCGCAGCGGTTCACCGAGCTGCTCGCGAGAGCCCGCGCCCAGGGCCTCGCCCCGCGACCGCGTGCCGCACTGCTGGACGAGGCCCTCTCCTTGTGGCGCGGCGAGGCCTACGCGGGCCACACAGACGACCCGGCCGTGCGGGCCGCGGCCGCCCGGCTGGAGGAGGAACGGCTCTCCGCACTCGAGGAATCGCTCGGACTGCGCGTGTCATCGGGCGAGCACCACGCCGTACTCGGCGAACTCGACCAGCTCGTCGCCGCCCATCCGCTCCGCGAGCGCCTGCGCGCGGTCCAGCTGCGCGCGCTGTACCGCGCCGGCCGGCAGACACAGGCGCTGGAGAGCTACGAAGCCCTGCGCGAGCGCCTCGCCCAGGACCTCGGGCTGGACCCGGGCCGCGAGTTGACGGCGTTGCGGCAGGCGATCCTCCGCCAGGACGCCGACCTCGACCGTCCACCCCACGAGGAGAGCGCGGGAACGCCAGGCGATGCCCGGCCCCCGGCCCCCGACGGAGCGCCGCCGGCCGCCCCGCGTCCGCGCACCACGCCGCGCACCGCGCAGGTCGGGGCGGTCGGGCCGGTCGGACAGCTGCCCGAGCCGCTCACCCGACTCCTCGGCCGCGACGCGGACCTCGCCGCCGTCGGCACCCTGTCGGCGCACTCCCGGCTGGTCACCGTCACCGGTCCCGGCGGCGTCGGCAAGACCCGTCTGGCGGTCGCGTACGCCGGCCAGGCGGCCGCCCGTCACCCGGACGGCGCCTGGCTGGTCGAGCTCGCACCGCTCCCCACCGGCGCTCCGGCCGCCGCCGTGGCCACCGCCGTGCTGCGGACCCTGGGCGTACGCGACCCCGAGACAGATCCGACCCCGGGAGGGGACGGCCGCCGGCCCGACGCGCTGCGGCTGCTCGCGGCCGCCGTCCGGGAGCGCCGGATCCTGCTGCTGCTCGACAACTGCGAGCACCTGTCCGACGCCGTCGCCGACGTGCTGGAGGCGGTACTCCCACAGGCCCCCGGGCTGTCGGTACTGGTCACCGGCCAGGAACCGCTCGCCCTCGCGGGGGAGGCGGTGCACCCGTTGGCACCCCTCGCACCCGCCGATGCCGTCGCCCTGTTCACGGCCCGCGCCGGGCTCCCGCCGGACCGCACCACCACGCCCGAGGACACGGCGGCCGTGGCAGCCCTGTGCGGCCGCCTCGACGGGCTGCCGCTGGCCCTGGAACTGGCCGCCGCCCGGGCCCGGACCCTGGGCGTGCACGGTCTGCTCGCCGGACTCGACGACCGGTTCACCCTCCTGTCACGGGGGCTGCGCGGAGTACCCCCGCGCCAGCGGACGCTCCGCGCGGTGATCGACTGGAGCTGGGCCCTGCTCGGCGGCGCGGAGGAGGCCGTACTCCGACGGCTGTCCGTGCACGGCGGTGACGCCTCTGCGGAGGCCGCCGGCGTCGTGTGCTCGGACGCGGCCGCGTACGTACCGGAACACCAGGTGCCGCTGCTGCTCGACCGCCTGGTGGAGCGCTCGCTCGTGGCCTTGGTCGACCGTCCGGACGGTCGGCGCTACCGGCTGCTGGAATCCGTCAAGGACTACGCACAGGAACGGCTGCGCGCGGCCGGCGAGGAGGCGGAGGCCCGCGCCCGGCACGGTACGTACTACCGGGAGCTGGCGCTGCGCGCCGAACCGCAGCTGCGCGGCCCGCACCAGCGGCTGTGGCTCGCCCGGCTGGACGCCGCCGAGGCGGAGCTGCACCCGGCGGTCGAGGAGGCGCTGGCGCACGGCCGGGTGGTACCCGCCTTGCGGGCGGCGCGCGCCCTGGCCCGGTACCGGCTGCTACGCGGCGGACCCACGGAGGGCGGCCGGCTGCTCGACGCCTGCCTCGCCGCGGAGCACGACCACACCGCGCACCCCGACCACACCGTGCACCCGTGCGCGGGAGAGCGGATCGCGGCCACCGCGCTGGCCACGGCCTGGCGGGCCGGCCTGACCGTCCGGGAAGGCGCGCCGCACGCCGCCGAAGGCCTGCTGCGGAGCGCGGCGGCCACCCTCGACGCGCGGGAGGTGGCGGAACACGACCCGCTGGGCCACGCACACGCCCTGAGCTTCCTGGCCGCCGCGCAGATGGGCGCGGGAGACGTGGCCACGGGCGAGGAACTCGCCGACCGGGCGTTGGCCGTGGCCGAGGGGATCGGTGACGCCTGGGGGACCGCCCTCGCCCTGAGCGTGCGCGCCCGGCACGCCCTCGCGCACGGCGACCTCGCCGCGGTCCGCCGTGACGCGGAGCGCGCCGCCCGCCTGTTCGGCCAACTGGGCGACCGCTGGGGCATGTTGCAGACGGTATTCCCCCGTGCCGCGCTCCACGAGATCGCGGGCGAGTACCCGCAGGCGTCCCGGTTGCACGAGGAAGGGCTGGCCATCGCGGAGGAGTTGGGGCTGCGGACCGAGGCCGGCAAACGGCTGTGCGCCCTGGGCCGGGCGGCACTTCTGGCGGGTGCGTACGAGGAGAGCGGGCGACGGCACGCGGACGCCCTACGGCTGGCCGGGGAACAGGGCCACCGGGCGGGGGAGGCCGACGCCCGGATCGGACTCGCCATGGTCGCCCGCCGCACCGGCGACCTCGCCGGCGCCGAGGAGCACATGCGGGCGGCGCTGGCGTGGTTCCGGGAAGCCGACTACGGGCCGGGTACGACGCTCGCCCTCGCCGAACTGGGCTTCACCGCCGAGCTACGGGGGGACCCGGAGCGGGCCCGTGCCCTGCACCAGGAGGGTCTCGCGGCCGCGCGAGCACTGGGAGACGTACGCGCCGTGGCCCTCGCCCTGGAGGGCCTGGCGGGCACGGCAGCGGCCGCCGGAGATCCCGAGCGGGCGGCCCGGCTGCTCGGCGCCGCCGACGCGGCCCGCACCTCGGTCGGGGCTCCGCTCCCGCCCGCCGAACGGCACGACGTGGACCGGACCTGGTCGACCTGCCTGTCGGCCCTGGGCAGAACGGCAGCCGAAGCAGCCTTCGCGCTCGGCACCGAGCCGGCTCAGGCCGTGAGGTACGGCTAG